One Dromiciops gliroides isolate mDroGli1 chromosome 3, mDroGli1.pri, whole genome shotgun sequence DNA segment encodes these proteins:
- the BCL6 gene encoding B-cell lymphoma 6 protein — MASPADSCIQFTRHASDVLLNLNRLRSRDILTDVVIVVNREQFRAHKTVLMACSGLFYSIFTDQLKCNLNVINLDPEINPEGFCILLDFMYTSRLNLREGNIMAVMATAMYLQMEHVVDTCRKFIKASEAEIVSAVKPPRDEYLAGRMLLPPEVMYRSREMADGSGPLRGGPLCDGRGFAPGLYNGLTASPASYPVYGHLPVNSFFDEELRDVRMPMADLPRANPYPKERVPSCDNPRPLAADYSRAVMEVSANMCHANIYSPKETAPEEVRSEVHYSVTEAGPKPAAPSARNNAYFVCDKPGKEEERTSSEDEISLHFEPPNAPLNRKGLVSPQSPQKSDCQPNSPTESSSSKNACILQGAGSPPAKSPTDPKACNWKKYKFIVLNSLNQNAKADGAEQAELGRLSPRAYVPTSTCQQPLEPENLNIRSPTKLSVSGEDATVSQASRLNNIVTRNLAGSPRSSTEGHSPLYLPSSKCRSCGSQSPQHSEMCLHAAGTTFPEEMGETQSEYSDSSCENGAFFCNECDCRFSEEASLKRHTLQTHSDKPYKCDRCQASFRYKGNLASHKTVHTGEKPYRCNICGAQFNRPANLKTHTRIHSGEKPYKCETCGARFVQVAHLRAHVLIHTGEKPYPCEICGTRFRHLQTLKSHLRIHTGEKPYHCEKCNLHFRHKSQLRLHLRQKHGAITNTKVQYRVSAGDLPPELPKAC; from the exons ATGGCCTCACCAGCAGATAGCTGTATCCAGTTCACCCGCCATGCCAGCGATGTCCTCCTCAACTTGAATCGCCTGCGGAGCCGAGATATCCTGACAGATGTTGTCATCGTGGTGAATCGGGAACAGTTCCGAGCACACAAGACTGTTCTCATGGCCTGCAG TGGCTTGTTCTACAGCATCTTCACTGACCAGCTGAAATGCAACCTAAATGTGATCAACCTCGACCCGGAAATCAACCCCGAGGGCTTCTGcatccttcttgacttcatgTACACATCCCGCTTGAACCTGCGCGAGGGGAACATCATGGCAGTGATGGCCACAGCCATGTATCTGCAGATGGAGCATGTGGTGGACACCTGCCGGAAGTTCATCAAGGCCAG TGAGGCGGAGATAGTGTCTGCCGTAAAGCCTCCGAGGGACGAGTATCTGGCCGGCCGGATGCTGCTGCCCCCAGAAGTCATGTATCGGAGCCGCGAAATGGCCGATGGCAGCGGCCCCCTGCGCGGAGGTCCGCTCTGCGATGGGCGAGGCTTCGCTCCCGGCCTCTACAACGGCTTGACCGCCTCACCGGCTTCCTACCCGGTGTACGGCCACCTCCCGGTGAACAGCTTCTTCGACGAGGAACTGAGGGATGTCCGGATGCCCATGGCCGACCTGCCCAGGGCTAACCCCTACCCCAAGGAGCGCGTCCCCTCCTGCGACAACCCCCGGCCCCTGGCTGCCGATTACAGCCGGGCCGTCATGGAGGTCTCTGCCAACATGTGCCACGCGAACATCTACTCCCCTAAAGAAACTGCTCCCGAGGAGGTCCGCAGTGAGGTGCACTACAGCGTGACCGAGGCAGGCCCCAAGCCGGCCGCCCCGTCCGCGCGCAACAACGCCTACTTTGTCTGTGACAAACCTggcaaggaggaggagaggacCTCCTCCGAGGACGAGATCAGCCTGCACTTCGAGCCCCCCAACGCGCCGCTCAACCGCAAGGGCCTGGTGAGCCCCCAGAGTCCCCAGAAGTCGGACTGTCAGCCCAACTCCCCCACGGAGTCCAGCAGCAGCAAGAACGCCTGCATCCTTCAAGGGGCCGGCTCGCCCCCCGCCAAGAGCCCTACGGACCCCAAGGCGTGCAACTGGAAGAAGTACAAGTTCATCGTCCTCAACTCCCTCAACCAGAACGCCAAGGCCGATGGGGCCGAGCAGGCCGAGCTGGGCCGCCTCTCGCCTCGGGCCTACGTCCCCACGTCCACCTGCCAGCAGCCCTTGGAGCCGGAAAATCTCAATATTCGCTCTCCGACCAAGCTGAGCGTGAGCGGGGAGGATGCGACCGTGTCGCAGGCCAGCCGGCTCAACAACATCGTCACCAG GAACCTAGCCGGCTCTCCCCGGAGCAGCACAGAGGGCCATTCTCCGCTGTACCTGCCCTCGTCCAAGTGCCGCTCTTGTGGCTCCCAGTCCCCACAGCATTCGGAGATGTGCCTTCATGCCGCGGGCACCACCTTTCCAGAGGAGATGGGGGAGACCCAGTCTGAGTACTCCGACTCCAGCTGCG AAAATGGAGCGTTCTTCTGCAACGAGTGTGATTGCCGCTTCTCTGAGGAGGCGTCCCTCAAAAGACACACCCTGCAGACGCACAGCGACAAGCCTTACAAATGTGACCGCTGCCAGGCCTCCTTTCGTTACAAGGGCAACCTCGCCAGCCACAAGACCGTCCACACGG GGGAAAAACCTTACCGATGCAACATCTGCGGCGCCCAATTCAACCGACCAGCCAACCTAAAGACTCATACTCGCATTCACTCCGGAGAAAAGCCCTACAAGTGTGAAACGTGCGGAGCAAGATTCGTCCAG GTGGCTCACCTGCGTGCTCACGTGCTCATCCACACTGGTGAGAAGCCCTACCCGTGTGAAATCTGCGGCACCCGTTTCCGGCACCTGCAGACCCTCAAAAGCCACTTGCGCATCCACACGGGAGAAAAACCCTACCAT TGTGAGAAGTGTAACCTGCATTTCCGCCACAAAAGCCAACTTCGGCTTCACCTGCGGCAGAAGCATGGTGCCATCACCAACACCAAGGTTCAGTACCGCGTCTCCGCCGGCGACCTGCCCCCGGAACTGCCCAAGGCTTGCTGA